From a single Mesorhizobium shangrilense genomic region:
- a CDS encoding ABC transporter ATP-binding protein, protein MLSVESVSKTFGGVQALRSASLSCEAGEILGLIGPNGAGKSTLVNAISGVLKPDTGSVRLAGKEITGRGPEHCARAGVGRTFQTIRLFKDLTVRQNVEVAHITCQAVRPDAAARIGVDQLLAQYQLDGFADVPAGTLSYGSQRRLEIARALALGPSLLLLDEPAAGLNEGESETLAVAIEGIRRDVGCATIVIDHDLRFINRLCDRLCVMDQGQVIASGRTEAVWRDPRVIEVYVGQSETS, encoded by the coding sequence ATGCTGTCGGTTGAGTCAGTCAGCAAGACCTTTGGCGGCGTGCAGGCCTTGCGCAGTGCTTCGCTGTCGTGCGAGGCCGGCGAGATCCTCGGCCTGATCGGCCCCAATGGCGCCGGAAAATCCACTCTGGTCAATGCCATCTCCGGCGTGCTCAAGCCCGACACCGGCAGTGTCCGGCTGGCGGGAAAGGAAATCACCGGACGCGGCCCGGAACATTGCGCACGGGCCGGCGTCGGCCGCACCTTCCAGACCATCCGGTTGTTCAAGGACCTGACCGTCCGGCAGAATGTCGAGGTCGCCCATATCACGTGCCAGGCGGTTCGCCCCGACGCGGCAGCGCGCATCGGCGTCGACCAGTTGCTTGCCCAGTATCAGTTGGACGGCTTCGCCGACGTGCCGGCTGGCACGCTGTCCTATGGCAGCCAGCGCCGGCTCGAAATCGCCCGCGCGCTGGCGCTCGGCCCATCGCTGCTGCTGCTCGACGAACCGGCGGCAGGGCTCAATGAGGGCGAGTCCGAGACGCTGGCGGTGGCGATCGAAGGCATCCGCCGCGACGTCGGCTGCGCCACCATCGTCATCGACCACGATCTGCGTTTCATCAACCGGCTTTGCGACCGGCTCTGCGTCATGGACCAGGGCCAGGTGATCGCATCCGGGCGGACCGAGGCGGTGTGGCGCGATCCGCGTGTCATCGAGGTTTATGTCGGGCAGTCCGAGACATCGTGA
- a CDS encoding helix-turn-helix domain-containing protein — protein sequence MQGNVGSKIRDARKEQNITLRDLSERSGLSVSQLSKLENGKARLTVDVALMIAGVLHVPVASFLFSPKPGMQARRSITRAGSGILHQGNAMEFEVLCSDFRDKTNIFWRVTLRARSLEENGGWRSHSGEEFIHVLSGRLELHTIHYDPTVLQPGDSILFDGEMQHAYIALGDAPVVMLMSNTVPRDGLPASAGA from the coding sequence ATGCAGGGCAATGTGGGCAGCAAGATCCGCGATGCGCGCAAGGAGCAGAACATCACGCTGCGCGATCTCAGCGAACGCTCCGGCCTTTCGGTGTCGCAACTGTCGAAACTCGAGAACGGCAAGGCCCGGCTGACGGTCGACGTCGCGCTGATGATCGCCGGCGTGCTGCACGTGCCGGTGGCGTCCTTCCTGTTCAGCCCCAAGCCCGGCATGCAGGCGCGCCGATCGATCACGCGCGCCGGCAGCGGCATCCTGCACCAGGGCAACGCCATGGAATTCGAGGTCCTGTGCAGCGATTTTCGTGACAAGACCAACATTTTCTGGCGCGTGACGCTGCGTGCAAGGAGCCTCGAGGAGAATGGCGGCTGGCGCAGCCATTCGGGCGAGGAGTTCATCCATGTGCTGAGCGGCCGGCTGGAACTGCACACGATCCACTACGATCCGACCGTGCTGCAGCCGGGCGACAGCATCCTGTTCGACGGTGAAATGCAGCACGCCTATATCGCGCTGGGCGACGCGCCGGTGGTGATGCTGATGTCGAACACCGTCCCGCGCGACGGGCTTCCGGCCAGCGCCGGGGCCTGA